The Triticum aestivum cultivar Chinese Spring chromosome 3A, IWGSC CS RefSeq v2.1, whole genome shotgun sequence genome includes a region encoding these proteins:
- the LOC123060202 gene encoding disease resistance protein Pik-2 isoform X1 gives MIQPIWGGYGSCFVTGCRVHDLVLDMISLLSNEENFVRVWDVNDQRISCQSNARRLAIQKRVLEQDDSLANMCTPQLRSFSAIGCDIHVMPSLTSFGALRVLDMEDCSFNGDGSYHLDHLGSLLHLRYLGLWRIDKVPEKIGNLKFLQTLNLIYTGNGIKELPQSFGLLRQLKRLHFEVAEGIVGMHLLGNLTSLEDLRLTFDTWSPEFVVELRKLTMLRNLNLSIMSHKGMDDSQVKALVKSLGKLKETQILGIYFGGYVSIGPQGWEGYVPPQQLREFLIRTEKDMLPAWINPSLVPNLTNLWFNLKEVKARDMEILGSFPELVTLRLTDLLLGLSESQDFLPDVMGGLFPKLRYFSTPAPLRFLEGAMPSLESLDYCYLEVDQLKRDSSFVFEFGSWENLHSLQKVEVYFYSDAAQEKKDEAVVALELAANQHPNRPNLTVSKYRVWEKPIE, from the exons ATGATACAACCCATCTGGGGCGGTTATGGCTCATGTTTCGTGACTGGTTGTCGTGTCCATGATCTTGTGCTTGATATGATATCTCTATTGTCAAATGAAGAGAATTTTGTTAGGGTATGGGATGTTAATGATCAAAGGATATCTTGCCAAAGTAATGCTCGTAGGTTAGCCATCCAAAAGAGAGTCTTGGAGCAGGATGACTCTCTGGCTAACATGTGCACCCCACAATTGAGGTCATTCAGTGCCATCGGATGTGATATTCATGTGATGCCATCACTTACAAGTTTTGGAGCTTTACGTGTCCTAGATATGGAAGATTGTAGTTTTAATGGAGATGGCAGTTATCATCTGGACCATCTTGGGAGTTTACTCCATTTGAGGTACCTGGGATTGTGGAGAATAGATAAGGTACCTGAAAAAATAGGGAATCTGAAGTTTTTGCAGACACTGAACTTGATATATACTGGGAATGGGATAAAAGAATTGCCACAAAGTTTTGGTCTGTTAAGGCAACTCAAGCGCTTGCATTTTGAAGTCGCTGAAGGAATAGTTGGGATGCATTTGCTGGGGAACCTAACATCATTGGAAGATCTACGGTTGACATTTGACACTTGGTCTCCTGAGTTTGTAGTAGAGCTGCGCAAGCTGACGATGCTGAGGAATCTCAACCTTAGCATTATGTCTCACAAAGGCATGGATGATAGCCAGGTGAAAGCTCTGGTGAAGTCTCTTGGCAAACTGAAAGAGACCCAAATTCTGGGCATTTACTTTGGGGGTTATGTGAGTATTGGACCCCAAGGGTGGGAAGGTTATGTACCACCTCAACAGCTCCGTGAATTCTTGATAAGAACGGAGAAGGACATGTTGCCGGCGTGGATAAACCCGTCACTTGTTCCGAACCTCACCAATTTATGGTTCAATCTGAAGGAAGTGAAGGCGCGGGATATGGAGATCCTTGGGAGTTTCCCAGAGCTCGTTACTCTACGGTTGACTGATCTGCTTCTGGGGTTGAGCGAGTCGCAGGACTTTCTCCCAGACGTCATGGGGGGGTTATTCCCCAAGTTGAGGTACTTTAGCACACCTGCACCGCTGAGGTTTCTGGAGGGAGCGATGCCGAGCCTTGAATCCCTTGATTACTGTTATCTCGAAGTGGATCAGTTGAAGCGTGACAGCAGCTTTGTGTTTGAGTTTGGTAGCTGGGAAAACCTCCATTCACTCCAGAAAGTGGAGGTTTATTTCTATTCAGATgcagctcaagagaagaaggacgAAGCTGTGGTTGCGCTGGAGCTCGCAGCCAACCAACATCCCAACCGTCCTAATCTTACGGTCAGCAAATACCGAGT GTGGGAGAAGCCAATTGAGTAA